The Legionella spiritensis DNA segment GGGTTATTCAGGAAAAATGAACGCCGTCTGACCGCTTATCTGGCGTCACTGGGTGTTCAACCGCTCACTTCTCAAGATATCAAACAATTGTCGGGCAGGAAGGTGAATACCAGCAAAATTGTTTTTTCACATTTTTTGCGTTTACCGGAAGATTCGACCGATTGCGCCTTTAAACTGCTGTTAAACCGTAAAAAATCCGATTCTTCTTTCTGAAAAATCCTTCGTTATTGGTGCGAAGGTAGATAGGATAGAGCATGTGTTTGACGCATATCTTATGATGCTCAATACGAATAAATTGATGGCCATTATATAAAGGATTATTGGGTTATGCCTGCCAGGTTCATGAAGCCTGCGGTCTGTTGAAAAACGTTATGAATTCGGAAGCAGGTAATGGTTTGGCGAAATAATACCCCTGTACCAGATCGCAGCCCATGTTTTTTAACAATGTCATCTGTTCTCTGGTTTCAACGCCTTCGGCAAGGACTTGAATGCCCAGGCTTTTAGCCATACCAATGATGGTTTTAACCAGTATACCGTCTTCACGGTTTGCCGGAAGATCGGCGATAAAGCTTTTGTCAATTTTTAATTTGTCTATATGAAAGCGTTTAATATAACTCAACGAAGAATACCCGGTGCCGAAATCATCGATGGTTATAGTCACACCCATCTTTTTGATTTCATCCAGCGCATGAACAACATCGTCCGAATGTTCTATTAAAATACTTTCGGTGAGTTCTATTTCCAGGGCTCCCGGCAGTAACTTGTTTTTTTGCAAGGACCTTTTCAGGTCGTGACCAAGTGTTCCGAATTTAAACTGCATGGCGGATATATTGATGGCCAGTTTAAAATCGATCAGTCCATTGTCTTGCCATTGTCGAATTTGTCGACACGCTTCCTTAATAACCCAGGTTCCTATCTTCCGGATGAGGCCTATTTCTTCGGCCAGTGGTATAAAATCTACAGGATAAATCAAGCCGCGCTTTGGATTGTTCCAGCGAATCAATGCTTCCGCGCCAACGGGCGAGTCTTTTGTGAAATCAAAGACAGGTTGATAGTAAAGCAGTAGTTCTTCTTTTTCCAGCGCGCCACGAAGCTCCTGTTCAATCTGCAAATACTCCTGGGTATATCTGTTCATTTCCGTAGTATAGAATTGAAAACCGTCGCGACCTTCCTTTTTTACCCTGGACAAGGCAATATCAGCGTTGCTAAGCAAGGTATCAACGTCTTTACCGTCTTTGGGATATAAAGAAATACCGATGCTGCACGTCACGTTGATTTCGTTATCATAAAACCGGAATGGCTCCTGCAAGGCCATTATGAGTTGGTTACTCATGGCTGCCGCATCTTCTATTCGGTGAAGATTGCCGGCAATCATAAGAAACTCATCACCACCAATACGTCCTAATGTGTTTCCATCAGGTAGAAAATCAGCGAGTCGTTTACCCACCAGCTTTAAAAGCTCATCGCCTTTGCTGCGCCCGAAAAGATCATTGATTTTGGAGAAGCGATCCAGATCCAGCAAAATGAGAGCCACAACTTTGTTGTGTGCTCGTGATGCCTGTTGTATCGAATAGTTTATTAAATCAAGAAGCAACGCTCTGTTTGGAAGTTCTGTCAGCGAGTCATGGGTTGCTTGTCTGGCCAGCTCATCCTGTAATCGTTTTTGCAATGTCGTATCATGAAAACACCAGACCCGGCCGATAATTTTATCATCCAGCCATTGCGGTCTGGATGATAATTCAAACACGCAGCCGTTTGCAAGACGTAATTCATGAGTAAAAATTTCCTCAGGATGTTTGAAAATGGTATCGATTTTTAGTAGATATTTTTCCTTGTCCGACAATTGATTTGCGATGACATGGGTTATGTTCGCGTAACTCATTTCTCTGATTTCCTGCCCTTCCAAGCGCCACATTTCCAGAAATTTTTTATTAAAATCAGCAAGTTTTCCTTGCGTGTCGGTGACCATGATCCCGTCTTCGGTCGAATCCATAGTCGAGCGTAACAAGGACCACGATTTTCTGGCTGCTACCGCGGCTGATGAGGCGGTTAGTGCGAAACGAAGAACCAGACCAAACAAGAGTGCGAATAGTAATCCTAATATAATGACGGTTTCCGGCAGCGTTGAAACACGACCATATTGCTCTTGTCCTTCTTTTATTTCCAGAGCCAGAAGAATGACTGTAATAAAAATACAAAACGCGATAAGGAAAGGCAGGCTTTTACTGATTCCGAGATCGTTTTGTTTGGCCTGATAGGCTGTCAATGTAATTATGCTGATACCGAGCAGGAGAAATCCAATCGCCGTATTGGCGGCCATTGGTGTCTCGCTACCCCACAGGTAACCTTGGTGCAAGCTACTCATATATCCGCTGATAAATAGAATGGACAAGCTTAATGTTAATACACCAATGATGCCGCCAACGACCACAGTATACTTATGAAATCGCCGGTATCCTAAAAAAAACAAAGCGGTGGCGGTGAGCATAAAGCAAACGGCTGTGTTGGGAGCCATGCGGCCTGGAAATGTATTCGCGGTTTTATTGTAATGGTTAAAAAATAGTTCATCGATGCCGGAATTTATACCCAGAAAATATTGCAGTAAAATTATGGTCGCACCGAAAAACACTACCGCACTAATGATTCGGGCAACAAGCGGTTGTCGATATATTAAGGAATATATACCTGTTCCAACCAGAATGAACGATAAAGCGGTGTTATATACCATGGCAATCATGTCAGGATGGTATTGAATAAGAAACGGGATACGCCAATACCATCCGATGAGAACACTCAGTCCCAGGGCAATTACGGCAAGCGACATTATTATTGTTATGTATTTCGCAATCAGTAGTATTGTTGTTGTCCTCACTCTGTTCATCTTATCTATTGTCCATTGGATTTCAGTTTGAGACACAGACTCTTGTACTTCATTTCCTGTTATAAAATAGCAACGGGTTCTAATTAATTTTAGTACTATTCCGGGATGAAATTGGAAGGCCATTGTATTTTTGAAATGATTGGCGGGTGATAACGAAGTCGGATACCATTATGATGGATGGGGATCCAGGGGCAGGGATAAATGAAAAAGGAATTGGTATGCGAACCATAATGGAATCAAACGAGAATAATGAAGACATATCGCCGTGGTGGCGAAGGGCTGTATTGATAGTCATGGCCATTGGATTTACTGTCCTTATCCTGCTTACGGCTAAAGTCTACCGGGACGCGCCTCCCATTCCTGAAAAAGTGGTCACTCCGCAGGGTGAGGTGCTTTTTACTAAAGCCAATATCCTGGCCGGCCAATCCGTCTTTCTGAAATACGGCTTAATGAATAATGGCAGCATCTGGGGGCATGGCGCCTATCTTGGCCCGGATTTCTCA contains these protein-coding regions:
- a CDS encoding putative bifunctional diguanylate cyclase/phosphodiesterase: MNRVRTTTILLIAKYITIIMSLAVIALGLSVLIGWYWRIPFLIQYHPDMIAMVYNTALSFILVGTGIYSLIYRQPLVARIISAVVFFGATIILLQYFLGINSGIDELFFNHYNKTANTFPGRMAPNTAVCFMLTATALFFLGYRRFHKYTVVVGGIIGVLTLSLSILFISGYMSSLHQGYLWGSETPMAANTAIGFLLLGISIITLTAYQAKQNDLGISKSLPFLIAFCIFITVILLALEIKEGQEQYGRVSTLPETVIILGLLFALLFGLVLRFALTASSAAVAARKSWSLLRSTMDSTEDGIMVTDTQGKLADFNKKFLEMWRLEGQEIREMSYANITHVIANQLSDKEKYLLKIDTIFKHPEEIFTHELRLANGCVFELSSRPQWLDDKIIGRVWCFHDTTLQKRLQDELARQATHDSLTELPNRALLLDLINYSIQQASRAHNKVVALILLDLDRFSKINDLFGRSKGDELLKLVGKRLADFLPDGNTLGRIGGDEFLMIAGNLHRIEDAAAMSNQLIMALQEPFRFYDNEINVTCSIGISLYPKDGKDVDTLLSNADIALSRVKKEGRDGFQFYTTEMNRYTQEYLQIEQELRGALEKEELLLYYQPVFDFTKDSPVGAEALIRWNNPKRGLIYPVDFIPLAEEIGLIRKIGTWVIKEACRQIRQWQDNGLIDFKLAINISAMQFKFGTLGHDLKRSLQKNKLLPGALEIELTESILIEHSDDVVHALDEIKKMGVTITIDDFGTGYSSLSYIKRFHIDKLKIDKSFIADLPANREDGILVKTIIGMAKSLGIQVLAEGVETREQMTLLKNMGCDLVQGYYFAKPLPASEFITFFNRPQAS